Below is a genomic region from Eremothecium sinecaudum strain ATCC 58844 chromosome V, complete sequence.
AAAACTTCGGCCGCCGCATTTATCGGCCTACAAGGAAGCTAAAGCAAACGGATCCTTTCTAATATTTTTAATCCTTCGAACAACATAAAAGGCAGAAATATTAAACAAGTGCAGTTTAAGATAAGTAACAAAATGTCATCTGAAACTAGGTTAGACTAGGAATTTCAATGTTGAAAGATTGCTCTTACATCGGGTGATTTCGTCAGGAAACGGAAGGCGAGAAAGTGGCGCCACTCATTAAGTGGCAGTGCTTGGTAATATAACAAGGCTAGATGCCCAGATGGACTCTAAATAATATTGAGGAATGTGGGATCGGTAACACGCTTGGCTTAGATCTCGCAATATATCCGCATATTTCAAGATACATTCTCGAGGATGAACTAGTCGCGTGACGAACAATTCACGTTGACGATTAATGATACATCTACTACAGGCTTCCATCAATACAACTGCTAGTTTTCTTGAGGAACGCAATGCTAACCGGTGCGTTCCAATGTTATCACGTGACCATAATCTAAGATCGTAAATTATGATGTGGAAAAATTTGATGCGGGCGATAGAGTCCCAAGCTCGGTATTTGACTTTCATTATCCTGGTAAGCGCGAGAATTAGACCAAGGAGCTGTTACGTTGTTTTAAATTGTGATTCTCTGCTGCAAAGTTTGCCCCATTGTACTCTTTTTATGTGCTAGGAATTTTGAATTCTTTTAGTACTATAGTGATTTTATCCATCTGCCAGTTCCATTACTTATCATTTACCTAGTTGATACTAGAACTTCGTAGGTAATACCAGCCAAAGTTCCCAGTCATAAACAATATAGTGTCCAATTTGCGGAGAAGTACCACTTGAAGTTGAATTTTTTTGCACGTTAATTTGGTAATTATGGTTTCAGATACAACTAAAGCTACAATGGTGCCAGAGAAAAGGATTATAAAAATTGCAGGCAGGAGGTCCAAGCTTGCCGTCATACAGTCAGAGCAGGTGAGTGCAATGATTAAGGCCAATTTTCCTGGCTACGAATGCACGGTTTTGGCACTGCAAACTTTAGGTGATCAGATCCAATCTAAACCATTATATTCGTTTGGAGGTAAAGCCTTATGGACAAAGGAACTGGAAGATTTACTATATgatgaagacgaagaaAAACGTATTGATCTAATTGTACACTCTCTTAAGGATATGCCAACTCACCTACCTGATGGGTTTGAGTTGGCTGCTGTAACCAAGCGTGTCGATCCCAGTGATTGTCTAGTAATGGCAGCAAACAGTCCATATAAATCTCTTTCAGAACTCCCTAAAGGCTCAGTTATTGGTACTTCGAGTGTGCGTAGATCCGCCCAGTTGAAGCGCAAATTTCCGGATTTAATATTTGAAAGTGTTCGTGGAAACATTCAAACGAGACTAAATAAGCTTGATAGCGAAGAAAACAATTACTCGTGTATTATTCTAGCAACTGCAGGCCTTGTTAGGTTGGGTCTGGAAAATAGAATAACTCAAAGGTTTACATCCGACATCATGTATCACGCAGTGGGCCAAGGCGCCCTTGGTATAGAGACAAGAACCGGAGATACTCGCATAAAAGATATCCTCGATAAAATAGCTGACAGAAGTAGCACTATCTGTTGTCTCTCTGAGCGCTCATTGATGAGAACCCTTAATGGTGGTTGTTCAGTTCCAATTGGAGTGGAATCTGAATTTGATGAGAAAACTTCGACCCTAGTTTTAAAAGGCATCGTGGTTAGTGTAGACGGAACCGAAGCAGTAGAAGACCAAATATCAATGCATATTAACGAAGATAAAGAAGATGCCATTAAGGCTGGTGCATTATTAGCTGAAAGTCTAATTGCATCTGGTGCTAAGAAAATATTAGACGACATACATCTACCTACCAGTTAAAACATAGTTCGATGAAAAATATTTCAGACACCAGTTTCTTACTTGTAAATATTCATCTCAAAGAAGCGGCGAGCTATGTTTACACTTAATTCcattttatatttataaCTATCAATACACACATATTTAATCTTTTGATATTTCTAGTAGTGTGCCAACATGCTCTTTTTCCGTCTGTAAGAAAAATGTTATACTGTTACACTCATAGAACAATTGACAATCAAGGCCTTTAACACTCTAATATGCTACTGCCTGATGAATTAAAGAGCGATGAAAAGCTATCTAATCTACTATTAAAAACATCTCAATTTCAACAAACGCTGCCTTATTGGGAAGAGTTGTTAAATTATCTATTATTGAAGGCTAGCCCATTAAGTAAAGCTATAAACCCTGAACTTCGAAGCCTAATAAGGTCCACATATCAGTCGATGTTAATTCAGTTTCCATATGCTGAGAATTACCATATTGACTATGCTTTGTTTGAATTTAAGCTAGGCAGCGTCTCTAAAATGCATAAAATATTCCACAGCGCATTAAATGAGGTCAATAGCAGGTCATTATTATTATGGGTAGAATACTTAAAATTGTGCAATGAAGTGGTAATGAACGATAAAGATTTATTTAAGAAGTATGAGACAGCTGAAAAATATATTGGCCTTCATTTCTTTAGTGGTGAATTCTGGTTGATGTACCTTGAGCAGACTAAACAAAGATGTAAGATGCAGAGCCGCTATGTTATGCTACTACGAAAAATTCTAGAAATTCCTTTATATGACTATTCTACCTTCTACAGTTTATGGTTACAGTGCATAAACGACATCAAGGATATCTCCCAATTAAAGCTTTTTGCACCTGAACATGAAGTTTCCAAGAAGCTGAAAGTTGATATGAATCTCAAGCAGAGGCGAGGAATTCAATTACAGGTTGCCAAGCTTCAATTAAAGAAGATAACGAAAGAACTATACACTGTTGTACAGTATCAAGTGATGGAGATCTACAACCTCTTTGAGAGCAAGCTCACCACCCATTACTACACATCGCCACATACTTTGATAAAATACGAAGAGATTGCAACATGGTGTAAATACTTAAATTACACTATTAATACACAAAATATACCACTCATTAAGGTGACCTTCCAGAGGGCAGTAACTGCATTATGTCACTACGATATCATATGGCTGCAATGGGCAAAATGGTTGATTGAAACTGAGGCTGATTTTGTATCTGCAAAAAACGTACTCACCAAAGGCCTGATAATGAGCCATAGAAAGGCGACTATATTTACAAGATTGTCTCATGTTATGATAAGGGCAGCTGAGTACGCGGAGTTGGAAGCGATTTATGATACGGTACTTGAAACATACAACAATTGCAGTGAGACCATGGACACTGAGATGTTTATCGACTACATTCTCGTCACCCTGTTTTTAAAGACTCCTATTATTCGAAGTAGATATAATACAGATGAAAATCGTTTGCTAGTTCCAGAACAGGTACTAGATTCAATTATGAAACGATTAGGTACTGTCAGTAAAGATCAAAGCCAGCGGGTATTACTATGGCTACTAAGTCAGCTATATCAAAGAATACCGAGATCTGTTCTCGAAGAAAATATCTTTAAGATAATTATTGCATCCAATTGGTCTCACTTTACAGAGCATGGGTGGTTTTGGTACGAATACTGTCAGATGGTTTGGATAAACTCTACAAAATCCTACCTGGAGAAAAGAAGGTACATAGTTAACGAAATCTTACCAAAGGCGGCTAATTATAAGGTCGAAGATGTAAAGAGAGGAGTATTGAAATTCATGGATAATTATTCTCCGGAAGATTATGATGCGGTAGAATTATTATTTAGATAATTTTATAGAGAACTCTTGTAACTTAAAGATATTCCATGCAATAAGCACTGGACGTATATTTAACTATCTTCTATCAGCTTCCTCGTTTCATAATAGGCAGGTAACTTAACGGTTTCTGAAGCTATTTTGATGTCTGTTTTAATGTCCTCTATCAAAGCCTCTTTCGTGGTGTAGTTTAGTTCTGGCCTTATATAGCCGAGAAAGCTAAACTTCACTTCTGCTCCGTAAAAAGTATCGCTGAAGTCATGAATGATATGCAGCTCCACAGTCTTTACAGTGTTTTTATAGAAAGGATTCCATCCAATTGAAAGCACCACCGGCAATACGCTAAGATCATCTTCAGTAAGTTTAGACCCATAGTTAAGGATCACCTCACTACCATTATTTCTTTTGACCACATTTTCATCACTGGAAATTACTTTTAGTTTACACCACCCAAAGTAAATACCAGTCTGTAATTCTTGAATTTGTTCTGTGAGTTGTTCTATCGGTACATTAGCAGTTGGTATACCTAGTTCCGATGAACCACGCCCAAAACCGGGAATAATTTTGACATAATCGGCTACTATTGGAAAAGGACTATGTGGTGTGTCTGGGATTATTGCATCGGCTGAACGTTTCGTCATTCTTCTATGCCTGTTGGTGTTTGTTGTATTCAATTTCTAAGTACGTTTCCAAAATATTAAGGCATTTATACGATGCCCTTTATAAATTTATAAACATACAACAGAGGCATAACTCACCAAGCTAAAACATAAAAAGGCGAATGGAGCATATAAGTCATTTGAACTAGTTCGTTTATTATAAAAGAATTTCTAAAAGTCTGTGATCTATGGATACCTTTATGTACAGTGTAAAGCTTAGGAGGCTTCTAATTTAGTCATCGGGCCGAAAATTGCATAAAAAGTGGAATCATTAGGTTTATGTATTAGCTATGCAACCATTGCTGAAAAAGTCTTTATAGTGCCTTTTGTTTCCCATTCCTCAAGCAGAATTCGTAATCTAGCTGCGCCAACAAATCTTTTCGCTGCCACTTTCGCTGTAAGGTCGGAAGCTATAAGCTTCAACAGCTTTCCACCTTGCGAACCATAATACTGTAAGAATTGAGCGGCAGCCGCATCCCACCAGCATCCAAGTAAGATAAAATGCGTATTAGTTAGGCTTTCAGGCTGCTTGTTTGCAACCCTGGCTAATATTTGCCACGAATAGGATAGTGAGAGCGGGTGTTGTCTCAAATTAATGAATTCAGCTGGTAGTGGAAGTCTTGTGATTACCGCAAAAATAGTCATTATACCACCTATCCTTTCTTCATAGCTGGTATCATCCTCCCATTTGTTATCGCCACTACGTTTCCAACCCATTCGTATTCTACCTTCCTCTGTGTCTATATTGCAGCTGAAACCAATAATAAAAGGACATTTCTTGATTAGTCGGGCAAGGAAGAATTCTTTCAGCTCAACGTACCTCATAAGTAGATGTAGCGTCAAAGTAGCTAGTGGTACTGCACTCTCCGGTTTAACGCGAACTTCTGTTTCTGCCTGGGATACAATAGCCTTCGAAATAAAGTTCAGTATCCACTGATATGCAAGCTCGTTTTGTTTCACCTCATCAATTAGCTTAAACATTTCGCCTAGAATGAGATGAAGTTGCTTTGTGCTATTAGTGAGCTGACCAAACTTAGGGTTTATCTTACGTTTTTGAGCACCAAGTAGTTTCTTTAAGTTACCGTCTTTGCTTACTGCCCCGACAATATCATGCTTTATTGACTCAATTCGTTTCTTATTCTCCAAAAACGCGGCCTCAACAGCGGCAAAGCTAGTTACATACTTCCCTTTCTTAGCCTCTTGCTTCGCTAGCTCCTGCTGCTCTTGCTTTTGTCGCTCGTGCAACTGTCTTTCCTCTTCAGCACGCCTGCGTTGCTCCATCTCAGTCGCCCTCTGTTCTGCTGCTTTCGCAGCAAGCTCCGCTTCCTTCTGCTTTTGTAGCTGTCTCTTTTCCTCCTCCTCCTGCTTCAATTTCTCAGCTTCCTTCTTCTTAAGTTCCATTTCCCTGCGCTTTCGCTCCTCTATCAACTGTTTCTTCTGTGCCATGACCTTATCTACCTGTGCATTGTTGTCTTCTTCTAAACGAGCCATCTTATTCTTCAGGAACTGAATAATCTCTAAACCGTCAGGAACATTGATCTTATCACCTTCAATTATATATGGGACTGTAGTATCTGACGATGCCTTTCTACTCAACGATGGAGCATTATGGAGCGTACTAACTGGAAACCTCATCGATAACTTCTTCGGTAATTTATCTGATATGTTTAATTGCGCTAGCTGCGCTTGGACAGATTCATGTAGCTCATCAATTTTATCTTTCTTAACAAAGTTGAACTTTGGAAGTTTTAATTGTATGCCATCTGCAGCGTCCCCAATATAAGAGTGCTCAATACCAACTGAATCCGCATCATCAAGTAGCTCATCAATTGAAAACCTCATTATATTTGAAAGCAGCAGTAGTAGATGCTATATACGGATAGATAGAGCACAATCACTGTTATTTAGCAGCACTTAAGTAGTATTATGTTTCTAAAACGTTTAAAACGATAATATCCAAGAAGTTCAACTATCATCTTATACGAACCATATCTATAAGAAAAATTTTTAGTTTTAGCTTATTTCAATGCACTTAAAATGATGATCTTATTAGGCAATTCAGCGTCTTCACTCATTGTATTAATAAGGCATGCAAGCGAGTCGCAGAGGGTTTTATACCTCGACAAATCTACAAAAAGCGGCTTGTTCCGTTGTCAAACCCGTCCATCATTTGGTCAAAATTGATAAATCTAAGCTTTCACCAAGGTTTCCGGAACTGAATTTCAAAACTAATGATATTAGATCGCCTTCTTTTAGGCCAACTGCTACACACCAAGATCGAGTAAGGGAACATTATTATAATACAGTTCAAAGCGATCTGCTACTTATGAATTATTCACACAGGGCCGAGACTGTGATTGGTTTGAAAAATAGGCCCTGGGATGGATCTTCTCCATATCACTTGAATAGGCCTCCTAAGAAGCCACAGTGGTCTAAAACTGAGCTCCCAGACATAAAACCAATTACTTGGAGGAATATTCCTGATATTGAATCTGTTGTCCTGAATTGTTATATCCCAAAATCTAACGAGAACCAACTATTACCTATCGCCATCGCTTTGCAGCTGCAGCAGATAACCGGATGTAAACCAGAATACTTATATTCCAAGATGGATATTCCTTCGTGGAAAGTCAGAAAGGGTATGCGTATGGGTGCTAAAGTTGAGTTGAAAGGTCGTCCAATGTCTCAGTTTATGTCTACATTAACGGAAATTGTATTACCTAGAATTAGAGCATACAAGGGTATTCCAAGTTCTTCTGGTAATAGATTAGGTGTGATTTCTTTTGGTTTGACCCCACAAGATGTTGCATTTTTCCCTGAATTGGACTTAAATCAAGAAGCTTGGCCCATGACTTTCGGAATGCATATTAATATCAATACTACTGCAAGAACCGATCCTCAAGCCAAAACATTACTTAGCGGATTTGGTTTCCCAATCTGCAAGAAGTGAAGTAATTAACGCATAGTGTCTTGTGTATAGCGATACAGCTAACATATTCTGTAAATAAAATTAGCGTATTTTATAGCACGCTGAATTCTAAACTTTACTGAAACCGCATGTATAATAAGTTCAAAATCAATAATTAATTTCTTTCTAGATGAAAGTTCATAGTTTTATTAAATGCTATTTACACTTACCGTATTAGCAACCCTTCCCATCTGTGCAATACTGTCACCATGCGTTAAAGCTAATCCTTGAGTCTTGGAACGTATGCGCACCTCTCCAATAATGCTATTGGTAGCAGGGTCCTTTTCAATACAAATATTTGCTAATGCGTCTTCACCAAAGGTGGACTTGGAATACAAGTTGCAACTCAAGAAGCGACAATTTTCATCTGAATATGATTCTTCTGGTGTCAATACCTTCATATGTGTGACTTCAACTAGCTTTTTCAAATAGGCTTGAAGGGTAGGGAGATTAGATTTGACAGTTAACTTGTTTTCCCATTCAAAAGCGTTCCACATCTTACGGAATTCGGCTTCCCCACATGATGCCGGTTTAATGTAATCCATGGTATCAACATGAACATCATTTAAAATCACGTAACGAGAATCCTCTCCATGGCCACCATCGTAAATAATATTACCAAAAATTACACCGGTATCTGCGCTTGAAACTTTGACTGTAACAGTAATTCTGTGGAAGCCATGAGGAATAATATTCGTACTAGGAGGATTTCCAATAATCTTCAAATCACCTAAAGTTGCAAACTGAACATGTAGGTTCCTTAAAGTTTCTTTGGTCTGGTTGACCAATAAAACCTCCAATACAACGTCAAATTGATGAGTTATAATGTAACATTCGGAATACACAGGGTCGCTGAAACCGGTTAATGGAACGATCTTTTTTAGCCTGGAAGTGATAGAGTTGGCTTCTTGTTTGGCAACAAAAGAGCCACCCTTACATGCTAGTTCTAGATCCTGATCCGTAGTGTCTAGCGGTGTATGCATACTGTCGCCGGCAGCAAATTGTCTGAAGGTCATAGGCATGTCAATTGGGTCCGCTGATCTACTCACGCTGTATGCTCTCTTTCTATCAACCTTACGTTTGTTTATAGAAACCCTTTTCTTGTAGGATGAAATTGTAGCATCTAAGTATGCCATTTCCAATAGTTCTTTTTCCTTTGCTGGAACTTGACCATCGGAGTGTTCCATCAAAATGTAGATTGCGAGCATTATTCTCTCCTCGGAATCTTCGTCTATTTGCTTTTCGACAAGTTTACTTTTACCAACCCTCAGAATGCTTACCAAGATCAGCATTGCCTCTGCTTTTAAACCATTAATAATTGATTCATTTTTTGACACTTTTGCAAATCTCAAAACAAGTTTTACAATAGTGTTAGATAGAACAGCTGCACTGTAGAAATAACCATTCAAGATGAAACGACGTAAGGGAGGGCGTGAATCTTTCTCTTCCTTTGATAAAGACTTTTTCATTGCTTCGACAGTTAATGCAGACTCTGTAACATATGTACCATCAGGAAGAACAGTTGGTCCTTTAGAGACATGTACAGGAGCTTCTTGAACTTCCTCTTCTTGACCATCAGCATTATTCAACAACTTGTACTCAGATTGCAAAATTGGAAGTTCTCCAACGCTCTCGCGGATATGCTTCCATGAAGCTTGAATGTCTGATTCACTTTGCGAGTATTCACCCAAAACCCATAAAGCACCTCTATATGCCTTGGCTGATTTAATATTTGGCATGGCGCCAATCAATTCCTGTAGTATTTCTTCTCTTAGTTGTGGATATTTCTCAATAACTTCCTTAGCAAAGGAAATAATTCCGCTTGCACCCTCTGAGTTCAATTCTCCAATGAACTCTAACAACAAAGAAACAACATTTGCAGAAACCTCAACAAATCTAGTTGCTACTTGATGAATACAGCGAGTCAAAAGCTGCCTATACTCCAGGGATTTTTCATCGTTATTATCGACTGTCGACTGCAGTTCTTTCTTTAAGAGTTTGACAACATCGTCTACATTTCTTGAAACAACCAATTCCAAAGAAATATCTAGTGCCTTTTCGCGCACATCCAGATCTTGGCATGTTAAAACACGTAAAATATCAAGTGTCAAATCTTCTAAAGAGTTGGGATTCTTGGTTTGTATTTCCTCAATCTTATCCAAAACAATCAACTTTATACTATTGTCTGATTCTTTTACAGCTAGGTCAATGAGCTTAGTAGTCACATTTATTAATGTCGTTGGATTATTCGTCAAAACTGTTAAAGCTGTGGCTGCTTCATAAATTACTTCATTTGAATTAGTACTGGATAATATATCCTGCAGCAATTCAACATATTGCGGTTTGAGAGATGGCGTCCTTATAGCATCTCTCCTAATGAATTCGATAAATGTATCCTGTAACAAAGAATCCAAACTTTCAATAGAAGTGATGTTACTCTGTAGGTAGTTAAGCGCAGATTCACGGTCCAACTCCGCCAATGAAACAAAAGCATTTCTTTTACAAATTGGATCGGTTTCTGCAAGTAGGAACGAATCCAGAATATCACAGGCGTCGGGAATTAAGTGATCACTAACCTTGTAAATAGAGTAAACGGCCAGTATCGCATATTTGCGTACATATGCGTGGCGGTACTCTAAGCAAGCACGCACTGAAGGGACCATTTGTTCCAATAATTCAGCTTCCTTTAATTTTGTTAGAAACCGTAAAGTGTTGCCTCGAATGTACTCATTTGGATGCTGCAAATCATGTTGGATGGAATTGCACACCAAAATCATTTCCTGCTTCAATTTCCCCTCGGAATCCAACTTTGGAACTATTTCCCAGTAAAAATACAGCAATTTCTTTAACTTTTTATTCTTAGAAGGCATAACAAACCGAATAATATGCATCAAAAGTTCCGGAAATGAATTACCATCTAACATAGCTACCAAgatcttcttcattgtATCTATCTTTTCATTATCAGATCCCTTTTCCAATGATTTCTGGAAGTCAGATACAGAATAAACTATACCTTGAGGGGACGGATCGTAAACTAATGTGTAAGCCACCTCATCAGAATTTGTAGTCATCGTTATGTCACAATTGGTTATTCTGAATTACAATTAACAGCATACACTTGCAATCAGCAACTAAGTAAAGATATTTAGCTGAAACGTTGTTATCGAACAATTAAAGGTGAAGTAAAATGGCCTTCTTTCCAACGCCACCTGTCAAAACAATCTTCACCGGGTAAGATATAACGTAACAAATGACAATTAATCGCTTCATTAGTATAAGCTATATAACAATTTACTCTTAAAATAGCAATTTATGGTACCTTTTAAGCAGTGTATTATCTTAAGTAAAGTTACATGAATTTATCCACTGTTAGAGTCAGGATTGGCCACTTTAAGGCCAGTTCCATACTGATTACGGTAGGAAGTGTAATCCACAGAATCACGTTGCACGGCATCTTCAGATTCACTATCGATATCTGTAGGCCTGCCTGAAGGAACTCCTGTGGAATGTAAAGTAAGTCTGCTTTCAGTATGCTGGAGTGCGTTCTGAAACCTGTCTGGGTAACAGTCATTATTAGCTAGTCTCTCTTGAGTTTTCGTAAAGTAACTGGTTATGGTATCAGTGCGCTTTAATAACATCGATGCACGAGAACCTCCGCCCTGTTTTGATTCTCGTAATGGAGCTAACAGATCATCACTGTCATATCCCTCGAACCCGGATGTTTCGTAAAACATGGGTTGGGAATCGCCTACGCCGCGTTCTCGGTGCAACATTTCTTGGAATTCCTTAGTGTGATCTGCTCTTTCCAAGTTTGTAGGAAGCTCTGCTTCATTAGCGGTCTCTAAACTGAGTAATTTTTGTTTTGCTCTTCCATGTTTAATTCCTATTTGTTTTGAACTAGTTCTAATCCTAACCTTTATGCTTTGTTGTTGGTCTGCAGTGTTTTTAGTTTTCAAAGATAATGGAAGGTTCGGCGGAGGTTGCAAAGAGTTTGATGTGGGAAAATACTTCAATTTCAGTTCCTCTACATAACTAGAGACCAGTCGCACGTTTTTGTCCAGTTGTGCTTTCTCTGTAGAACTTTTGCCGCTCATCCGGTCTACCGTATCGCTCGCAGTTCTAAGTATATCCCCCGTTTTTGAACTCTCCTGTAGCTGCAAGTTAGGGTTAGGCAAATTGCCTAAAAAATTACGCTCTTGAAAAGACGATGCTTTGCTAGCATTGCCATCTGAAGTTGCAAACTCGTATAATATTGATTCCTTTGTTTGGCCAATACTTTCTTCGTCCTCGGTGGCTGTATCATTCAAATAAAACCTCCCTCGATTATCATTTACAACTCGAAAATTCTTTGGGGCTGAGCTAGTATCATCAAATGAGCCGTCATATATAGGATAGGGACTTACCCTAGTATTTAACAGGGCAGGCATTGATTCGGAATGAAACTTTGATGTATCAACCGATAAATCAACGAGAGAATTATTCTTCGATCTACAACGTGATGATAATTCACCATTGCCTGTTTGCTCATTAAGTTTATCAGCTGTCAGAGATCGCTCCCTGCTTTGGCTGGATTCTGAAAAGTCAATTGGAAAATCATAATCATCGTCGCCGCCAGTCACAATCAAAGGAGCTATTACCGAAATGGGTGAAATAAATTCCCCATGTTCATTTTTTTCGTAGAAGAAATCATCGTCGTCGTCGACAGGAACAGGATCATTCTCGGGCTGCGTTGCAGAGATATCTTCTAGCTTTGAGTCATCTCCTGTGGCACTGATATACTGATCAAGGTGTTCCACTAGTTCATCTACTTCTGAACGCTGTCTTGAATGACCGAGTAGAGAACCATCATTTGTATTTGATCTCCTAGTAGAAGAGTCTGAAATAGTATTACTGCGATCTTGTGATAAAATGTCGCTCTTACCATTTTGATTGCTTCGATATATTTCGGGAGGGGCAACCGATGCAGGTTTTAGTAAAGACCTGAAAGACCGCTCCAAACTAGAAAATGACCGAGAATCAGACAATCCTGTGGCATCCCTAATAGACCCATTAGTAACATCTGTTTCCCCTGCATTTGAGTATATTGAAGGGTTGTTTATAGTATCAATAGCGTCAGCCAAAAATAGGCTATCTGCATCTATTATTGACTCAGAATTCCTGCTCGGAGAGCGCTCATCACATTTTCGTACTTGTTCCGTAGATAGACCCACAAACGCACTACCGCCTACGTTATTGTTTTCATTAAAGTCAAATGCTAAAAACCTTTTTCTGTTTTCATCCGACATGCCACTAGAAAGTTACTCCAATCAACGTAATTCACCCGTTTATAACCTTGCTATTCGAGGAGTACAGTTGAACAATGTTTAGTTCATAGCCGTTGAGGAGGGAAATAGGTTGAACACGCAAATCTACGTACTACAACTACTACGTCGATAGTGATCTCTCACGGTAGATGTAAACATACTTTGAATAACTTATCAGTGAGTTCCACTATGTCCATCTGTTGCCTCCAGGGAGCATTGTGTCATTTAATGCATTAGAAACTAGTTTTGCTCGAAAAAAGTCCTCAATAGTCTCAAGGCCCGCTTGCAATTCTCGCCAACACCACCGATACTGACAACTCTCACTGTACTAGGCGGAGGGCTAACCCTCGAATACTCTTGAACATTTAATTTATCAAACCAAGCTGTTGATTCATGTACAGTCTGCATGTTTAAGATCACAATATTACAATTGGACTCACTTCTTATATCTGTCAATTTTTGATATAATATATCAACTAAAGTTCTTGGGCATTTAACGTACGCCCTGGTAATTTGAGATGCCGACTTTCCGGCCACAACATCCATACTGGC
It encodes:
- the HEM3 gene encoding hydroxymethylbilane synthase (Syntenic homolog of Ashbya gossypii ABL107C; Syntenic homolog of Saccharomyces cerevisiae YDL205C (HEM3)), with amino-acid sequence MVSDTTKATMVPEKRIIKIAGRRSKLAVIQSEQVSAMIKANFPGYECTVLALQTLGDQIQSKPLYSFGGKALWTKELEDLLYDEDEEKRIDLIVHSLKDMPTHLPDGFELAAVTKRVDPSDCLVMAANSPYKSLSELPKGSVIGTSSVRRSAQLKRKFPDLIFESVRGNIQTRLNKLDSEENNYSCIILATAGLVRLGLENRITQRFTSDIMYHAVGQGALGIETRTGDTRIKDILDKIADRSSTICCLSERSLMRTLNGGCSVPIGVESEFDEKTSTLVLKGIVVSVDGTEAVEDQISMHINEDKEDAIKAGALLAESLIASGAKKILDDIHLPTS
- the PRP42 gene encoding mRNA splicing protein PRP42 (Syntenic homolog of Ashbya gossypii ABL108C; Syntenic homolog of Saccharomyces cerevisiae YDR235W (PRP42)); this encodes MLLPDELKSDEKLSNLLLKTSQFQQTLPYWEELLNYLLLKASPLSKAINPELRSLIRSTYQSMLIQFPYAENYHIDYALFEFKLGSVSKMHKIFHSALNEVNSRSLLLWVEYLKLCNEVVMNDKDLFKKYETAEKYIGLHFFSGEFWLMYLEQTKQRCKMQSRYVMLLRKILEIPLYDYSTFYSLWLQCINDIKDISQLKLFAPEHEVSKKLKVDMNLKQRRGIQLQVAKLQLKKITKELYTVVQYQVMEIYNLFESKLTTHYYTSPHTLIKYEEIATWCKYLNYTINTQNIPLIKVTFQRAVTALCHYDIIWLQWAKWLIETEADFVSAKNVLTKGLIMSHRKATIFTRLSHVMIRAAEYAELEAIYDTVLETYNNCSETMDTEMFIDYILVTLFLKTPIIRSRYNTDENRLLVPEQVLDSIMKRLGTVSKDQSQRVLLWLLSQLYQRIPRSVLEENIFKIIIASNWSHFTEHGWFWYEYCQMVWINSTKSYLEKRRYIVNEILPKAANYKVEDVKRGVLKFMDNYSPEDYDAVELLFR
- the FMN1 gene encoding riboflavin kinase (Syntenic homolog of Ashbya gossypii ABL109W; Syntenic homolog of Saccharomyces cerevisiae YDR236C (FMN1)), whose amino-acid sequence is MTKRSADAIIPDTPHSPFPIVADYVKIIPGFGRGSSELGIPTANVPIEQLTEQIQELQTGIYFGWCKLKVISSDENVVKRNNGSEVILNYGSKLTEDDLSVLPVVLSIGWNPFYKNTVKTVELHIIHDFSDTFYGAEVKFSFLGYIRPELNYTTKEALIEDIKTDIKIASETVKLPAYYETRKLIEDS
- the GLE1 gene encoding nucleoporin GLE1 (Syntenic homolog of Ashbya gossypii ABL110W; Syntenic homolog of Saccharomyces cerevisiae YDL207W (GLE1)) gives rise to the protein MRFSIDELLDDADSVGIEHSYIGDAADGIQLKLPKFNFVKKDKIDELHESVQAQLAQLNISDKLPKKLSMRFPVSTLHNAPSLSRKASSDTTVPYIIEGDKINVPDGLEIIQFLKNKMARLEEDNNAQVDKVMAQKKQLIEERKRREMELKKKEAEKLKQEEEEKRQLQKQKEAELAAKAAEQRATEMEQRRRAEEERQLHERQKQEQQELAKQEAKKGKYVTSFAAVEAAFLENKKRIESIKHDIVGAVSKDGNLKKLLGAQKRKINPKFGQLTNSTKQLHLILGEMFKLIDEVKQNELAYQWILNFISKAIVSQAETEVRVKPESAVPLATLTLHLLMRYVELKEFFLARLIKKCPFIIGFSCNIDTEEGRIRMGWKRSGDNKWEDDTSYEERIGGIMTIFAVITRLPLPAEFINLRQHPLSLSYSWQILARVANKQPESLTNTHFILLGCWWDAAAAQFLQYYGSQGGKLLKLIASDLTAKVAAKRFVGAARLRILLEEWETKGTIKTFSAMVA
- the MRPL7 gene encoding mitochondrial 54S ribosomal protein uL5m (Syntenic homolog of Ashbya gossypii ABL111C; Syntenic homolog of Saccharomyces cerevisiae YDR237W (MRPL7)), encoding MQASRRGFYTSTNLQKAACSVVKPVHHLVKIDKSKLSPRFPELNFKTNDIRSPSFRPTATHQDRVREHYYNTVQSDLLLMNYSHRAETVIGLKNRPWDGSSPYHLNRPPKKPQWSKTELPDIKPITWRNIPDIESVVLNCYIPKSNENQLLPIAIALQLQQITGCKPEYLYSKMDIPSWKVRKGMRMGAKVELKGRPMSQFMSTLTEIVLPRIRAYKGIPSSSGNRLGVISFGLTPQDVAFFPELDLNQEAWPMTFGMHININTTARTDPQAKTLLSGFGFPICKK